The genomic region ggccgccgcggcggggcgcgtagctggagaagggcgggcgcgtcaccgatgccgtgggcggctctccgcctcccgccatccctgccacggcgtcggcttctcccctgcgtcgcgcctgcctgcccatcCCAGCTGGGGCAttcgccgcacgccttcgctctccctttcccgcgCACACGGTCCGGCCCCCGGCGACCCCCCTGCCGGCACCccgcgccttcctccgccaccgcgctccgccaacggtgcgccgggcggccgtcacgggggcacgtcccagcagctgctgagggcgagcagctcacaggggagggtgagcgggtgggggtcagtgggcggaaggcggcatgcgtcggcgtgtgggcgcgcagtgtgtgtgcgctgcccactgcatggcgccggccgccgcgcgcatgagcacggcaacacaacgcgagggaacggagacgccgacgagagccgcgcgtgggaggaggaagggaagacgcACAAAGCCACACTCGtcacgagacgcacgcgcacagcgagggcaatgcgaggcagcgggaaaagagagagcgaggcgacgacagcgcgggcgagagggatcctcgccatgtgcgcggagagcgggtgcgtgcacgcacgcgcgacagggcagcgagagggctGGGCCCGCGAAGGGCAGACACGGGAACCAGCAGCCTTCGCaccctcatcctcgctgtcaccagctccaccacgagcacgcctgtgTGGAGGGGCCGCGCCGCTATCAAGCTCGCCCTCCGCTTCCTGTGGCTTGTTTACTGTTATTCGTCCTCTGTGACTCCATCGAGTTTGCACAGTCCTGTGATCCCCTCATCTGCAACGGAAGCAGCAAGAAGATGATGTTGAGGATATCCAGTATCCAGGCCACCACCAAGAGAGCGAACCCGGTGCCGAACCGGTAGCCCATATTCCTCACCTCACGGCATAGCGGCTCATCAGGTTTTTTGTATGTCACCACCATGGCCACCCACACAACGCACAAGGTGACCGCGCCAACGAtgttcagcgccaggcaaACCCAGCGGTGAATAGTGCAGCCGTACAGCAAAACTAAGCCCAGGACAAAGGCCGCGCCGTACACGAGGATGGAGATGAGAGTGAACGCCTGCGCAAGGCGGAAACGGGCGATGCGTGCAGGGCAATTAAGCCATTGCATGTCTACCGTCTCCTCATATTCAAGTGATTTACAGTCGAGCTTAAAGCCAAAAAGCGTTAGACACTGAGCGACTCCTGGACGATTGGGTGCACGGAACAtctccagcggcgtgcccaccagcaccagaagGAACGCCACGAACTGCACGACCACGTAGACAACGAGGGGGATACTGCACTTCATGGGCGAAAagggacaagagcgagagactgagaggagcggcgccgaggcagacgcgagaaccaacggcgggggtgcgggcgAGACGCTGCCACACAGCGGATGACaaatgaggaggcggaaacaaagacgcaggagggggcagatgggagagcgggagagagcggaggagagtcgaggcgtggcgacgcgatgtcttggttgcggtggcgtgtgcgcgcacgcgttgttgttgggcgGTCGgttgtgcgcgggtgtgttgtgagaggcggtagagggacgggcggcgtgggcagcagtgaaaaggggcgacaagagagacggggagagagaggcgaggagacaggCAAGTGACACGGCggggcgcgcgcagcgggggcacatGGGCCATCGGctggcacaaacacgcaaggCAAGCACATAGGCAGGGGTGGGCCACGCGGGGACAGgacggggggaggaaagggggcacctcccgctaccctcctctggcacgcgccgcatcgcctcccacgcccctccccccttcgctgatccgctctggcaccgcttcggcggtgctgcgccgtcgccgcgccccgGACACAGTCATCACGCACCCAGCGTGCATCTCATTCATTCCGTCAGCCACgcttgtccgcctccgctgatgacgctggCCACACCGCGCCGTGGGATCCCAGCGTCCAGTGTACCGATCATGGACAGCAGGCAAAGAGCCTGCCGCACGCCCTCGGGCACGGTTGCCGACCCTTGGTGTCCGCGGGCAGGGCTGTGCTAGCGAGGTCGCCGGAGAGGCTCGCGGGCACGGTCACACCGGTGCCGGCCCACCGCGAGTTGTGCCGGCGATTCAACGGGTATACGTGCCCTACCTCCTGTTTTCTGATTTGgcaagcgaggcgctgatgcagggcacagcccgtggctccgccagtgccggacgcagtgcagctgcagtgggcgcagcgacgcacagcgctgttGGCTGGCCGGCGCCCGTCACGAAGCGTCGGTACACGGGCCTGCATTCTGCAAGACGCGCAGTTCACCCCCACGGGGCCCACAGGGcaccaggcgcaccagcctctcagcatcccggtgcagcaagagagaggaggcacggcgctggcgactgcgtgctcacacagcacggcacgggcacacacctgcacgccctccccctcctcccaacgacaacggcgaagcagcggcgtggcggctgtgctgccgcgtccctgctgggacgcatacacaccacctcgggctgcacacctgagagcaacaccaccgcacggcacaccgccgacgccgccacgcagacgcacacctgccAGGTGTCCCGCAAGCCCACAGCAGaatgcgcgactgcggccaacggcacccacacaaagacgggccctcctggcgccgccgcctgcgcagcgctccgcacgcagagagctgccgcgcttggaagcagctctgcagacgctgcccagcgcgccgccctctccgccatcgagacaacagccgcagacagACCACACTTGTACGGCACGCTTCCtacagcgtgagagagggatcgAATGGAGTGGGGTCAGTGGTACACGGCATGATGGACTCGGGTGTACCCACATTCGTGCGCgggcactggcgcacgcacctgctggcCTGGGACGGAGAGGCCGGGGCAACCAGGCGAAGGAGTGCCCGAGAGCTGGCCGGCAGCATCCCCTGCCCAAGGCGTACCTCCGCCAgagcatacgcacgcacatgcaaacatctctctctatagATATATACAGACGTATATctatgcatgtgtatgcacgtgtatcgccgaccccgccggtgcacggcccacgcaccgcgtgggtcagccgcatcgcttttgccgatgcgcgtctgctttcccagcacaggcggcggagtctccgcagcgggcgagggctcttgtccacccctcccccacccccatcgcaGCTTGGTCGCCCTCGGCAACTGATCCAGCAGagacccgcacccgcacgcagctgtcagcaaccacgtcgccgtgcggtgggcggtgcctccaacggctgcccgccaacacacggcagtgaaggcagcgcatccacatc from Leishmania major strain Friedlin complete genome, chromosome 34 harbors:
- a CDS encoding putative amastin-like surface protein — encoded protein: MKCSIPLVVYVVVQFVAFLLVLVGTPLEMFRAPNRPGVAQCLTLFGFKLDCKSLEYEETVDMQWLNCPARIARFRLAQAFTLISILVYGAAFVLGLVLLYGCTIHRWVCLALNIVGAVTLCVVWVAMVVTYKKPDEPLCREVRNMGYRFGTGFALLVVAWILDILNIIFLLLPLQMRGSQDCANSMESQRTNNSKQATGSGGRA